The Metarhizium brunneum chromosome 5, complete sequence sequence CTGTGCTCCTGGTCCGCGGCATGAGTTGCGCTGACAGACGCCTGGACGTAGGgtgaggagaaggagagacTGGCGGCGACCTTGAGTGACCGGGCCTTTTCCAATGACGTTGAATCGGAGAATGCGTGTGACTCTTGGCTAAAGTAAAGACGCCCGCCCAGTTCAATTCGCGCGGGAATCATCTGGCCTAAGGGTTGAATCAATCACACGTTGTTAGAGGGGGTTGGTTCTGCCAGGGATGGACTGGTAAATATAGGAGCTCAAAAGCATCTTGAGAGTGTCGGGAATAAGATTCAATTCTTTTTTCTGCGCACATGTTAGTCGCATTTTGGAGTCACAACATTGTTGCCACTTGAGAGCACGTACATTCAGTCTCATGTCGAGTTTGTCTTTGAGAAACTGATCCAAGGTGCCAGGATCTGGCTTGCCAGCTCGAACGAGAGTCTTTTTCACGTACACAAGGTACTTTTCCTGGTCTTGTGCGCCGTTTCCTGGGGGAGGTGTTGGGTTGTCCTAGTCTAGGTGAACGACCATTCCACATGATTTATAGACCTTGGTTTCTAGGAGCTTGATGTACGCTTCCCATATCAGCGAATCCGGCACATTCGCTCCGGTAGTGGTGCAAAACGGAACTTTCTGTCTAAAGCAGGCATTTAGTAAACAAACTGTTATGGTTGGTGCTGGTAAGTTACAGAAAAAGATCAATGTTTAATCTTTGCGCCCAGAAGCGCCTGTCGGACACTGGCCAGGCTCTTGCCAATAAGAGACCCACATATTACAGATGTTTAGGTTTCCTAGAATTTACCCTATAATTTAAGTAGCCATCATCTTAAAGCTACAAAAAGTTACATGTTTACTCACAGGATTTAGGCTGCTACTAAAGTTACCAGAGGTCCTTGTTATTGTGGAGCCCGTGACCTTGTTGGAGCCTTGACTGCTCTGAGGGGATCAGTCCTGGACACTTGTCCATGCTGAGAACTCGTACTCAAATTGACACATTTCACACAACATTAAACACACAAGGAAACTTCTCTCAGTATGGCTGATGAAGCAGGATTCTACCGCTTTGAGCAAGTCAAGCTACATCTGCTCCCTACCGATCGCCTCTTCCGCTCCTCAGCTCCACACTACAAATCGCGTGATACCGACCAGCGCTTGGACCCCGAATCCATTGCCTTTTTGCACAAGCAGAACATCAAACATGTCATCGGTGTCAACTGGcctgccgacgacgccaccatcaccgagACGCTGCGGACGGCGGGCATTGCGTACACGCCGCTCAAGGTGGAGGACCATCACGCGCCCACGCCGGAACAGCTCAAAAAGGGCAACACGGAATGGGAGAAGCACCGTAATGGCACGTTGGTCTGGTGCGGCTTCGGCCATGGACGTACGGGCACCATGGTCTCCGGACTGCAGATCATGgcggaaaagaagaagccgcaCCCGCACAAGTTCACGCACGACGACTACGTGAAAAACCATGTTGAGACTCCGGGGCAGGAAGCCGTATTGAACACGCTGCAGGCGGAGGAGTGAGCGAAATATTGCGCAGTGTCCATGTAGCTAGTGCGAGATTTGTGAATGAATTGAGTTGCTTTTACTCAACTGAACTATGCCGTACGAGAATGAGGTAGTCTTCTTTATAGTCTGGTGTCATGGTATTGTTCattgtcgactttgccacGGTAGTTTGGCCAAGTGCGTCCATGCTCTCAACTGCCGTGTCCCCCCAGCCAGTTTGCGCGACCCGTCAGACTTGACATAACCATGATTTTGAACACGAAGGTCTGGTGGGCAGTCTCGCACCTCGACCCTTTTACCAAGTCGCTGGACGAGTCGCAGCGCAAGACTCTCCGGGCGCGCTTCCACAACAGTAAGCGCTACGGGAAACGGTGGATGCATGTGCTCCTCACGGAGAAGCTGGGCCGGGGTATCCTGCTGCTTTGCTCGCcaaagctggccaagatggtgTAAGTCGAAACGAGcctgcttttctttttttccatATTCTTCGCCCCTCTTCTATGCGCAGTTGGTCGAAATCGAGTCCATCATGTTAATGAGGGCAAAATCCGTATTTATATAACCTAGACGCATATATACTATGACGTCCTCTATCAATAAAGGTAGCCTTTCCGAATACGCTTCGGCAACGTTATGTCACTTATTTATTCTCTTGTAGCCAATCGTCACACAACAGCTCGTCCGCGCTACTCCGCTGTTCCGGAGCATCTTCCGCATAAACTCAAGGAATTATCTCTTCTCGTCCCCAGAACGATGTGCCTCCAGCTCCTCTAGCGGCTTTGGGGGTGGTAATTGAATTCCTCCTTTATATGTGCCCAACAGGTTGACCTTGTCAGACGCACCTAAGACATGCGCATGGGGACTACTTACCTTCATCTGAAAAGAATTTATTGCTTACCCGTATTCTGCAGCGTAAGCAAAGCCCCCTTTTTACTCGAGCTTGATGTAACCAACCGTTCATCACTGCCATATATAAATGTCTGTGAACCATTGAACGCTCCAATCGAGCCAAGCTATACGGGTTGAGTGGCGTTTGTTGAAGCCATGAACGAACGGCCCACCCTGGATTGACTCGTCATCTTGCGCCGTCCGGCATTTCGGGCACTGGTGGCTGTAGGGTTTCAGTCTCTGTTAAGCTCTCCGTCCCTTGCCAAAAGCGTCCCTCTTCACTACACCCTCTTTCTACCGCTCTTCCGCCCGAGTTGTGATGGGCTGCGCGCCAATTGTCACCAATGCGGAGTTTGCCGTTGTAGACAACAACAGGAAGCATGAAGGCTGAGACATGCCAACATGATGTGTCGTTGTGTTGGCTGAGCTTTTGCTGCATATCTTCATCTCGAATCACCTTGATATAATCCCCGTTCCGCCATGATTACCCCTCTCCTGACATCCTTTCCATTCTGTATATGCTGTTGACAAGCCCGGAGGCATATCACATATGCCCACATACTCTGACATACACACCATTTCTATACCCCAGATGTCGATTGACAAATCCAGCTCGCTCACGGATTGTGCATCCGTTCAGCCTTCTCCGCCAAAGTCGTTCTCTAATGGAGTCAGACTGGAGACAGAAAAGGACAATGCGGTTGTTGTGGTTCAGACACCTCGGGAAGCGTACAAGTCTCCTTCGGCCGCACGGCAGGCCGTAGAAGCAAGGAATATAGCCACAACAAACCATGCCATTGAGCAAATTGGATTCGGCAGATACCAATGGCAGCTCTTTATGACGTGTGGTTTTGGTTTCGTCATGGATCAGGTGACAAACTCCCGTCCCTTTCAATCTCCTAGCTGCGTCCTGTCGACTGACTTGATTTGGGGAAATAGTTAATCAtcgtctccttggccttgacgcaGCCTCAAGTTGTCAAGCAATGGCACGTCAAGTATCCCGCCATGATTATTTGCGCCGTCTACGTAGGCGCGCTGCTGGGTTCCATTCTGTGCGGCTTCTCCGTGGACATTATTGGCCGCAGGCTGGTTTGGCAAGTTTCACTTATATTTGTGTCGATTTGGACCCTTGACTGTGCTGCGTCCCCCAATTTCGCTGTACTGGCCGTCTTTGTAGGGCTGCAGGCAGGAGGTGGAGGTGGAAACTGTGAGTTTCGTCTTGAACCAGCTACAACTGCATAATTACCAGACTCGTCAAGAGAGGATTGTGCTGACTTTTACAGTTGCCATTGATCTCACTGTTTTCATCGAGGCGCTTCCCAAATCCAAGGACTATATTCTAGCTGCAATCCCACTTTGGTGGAGTCTGGGCGGTGTTGTCGGCTGTCTAATCAGTAAGATTTGGCCCAACATGACCATCTTGTTCAACTTGACGGCTTCTGTACTAACAGCGGCCCTGTGCAGTATGGCCACTTACTGTAAACTTCTCCTGTCCTCAGGATAGCACCCCGGAAACTTGTCACAGCTCTCAAAACATGGGTTGGCGGTACCAGTACATTGCCATTGGAGCGCTTTCgttcatcatggcctcggttcgcatcttcctcctcaagaTGGAAGAGTCGCCCAAATGGCTCATCTCGCAGGGCCGTTTCGACGACGCCATGACTTCACTGTCACGGATGGCCCATGTCAATAAACGTGCCACAACCATCACGGCTGGTGATTTCGAACCAGTCGTCCATC is a genomic window containing:
- the aurF_5 gene encoding Aurovertin biosynthesis cluster transcription factor aurF; its protein translation is MILNTKVWWAVSHLDPFTKSLDESQRKTLRARFHNSKRYGKRWMHVLLTEKLGRGILLLCSPKLAKMV
- the hxnZ gene encoding Major facilitator-type transporter hxnZ; protein product: MSIDKSSSLTDCASVQPSPPKSFSNGVRLETEKDNAVVVVQTPREAYKSPSAARQAVEARNIATTNHAIEQIGFGRYQWQLFMTCGFGFVMDQLIIVSLALTQPQVVKQWHVKYPAMIICAVYVGALLGSILCGFSVDIIGRRLVWQVSLIFVSIWTLDCAASPNFAVLAVFVGLQAGGGGGNFAIDLTVFIEALPKSKDYILAAIPLWWSLGGVVGCLIIWPLTVNFSCPQDSTPETCHSSQNMGWRYQYIAIGALSFIMASVRIFLLKMEESPKWLISQGRFDDAMTSLSRMAHVNKRATTITAGDFEPVVHLPARGKKCTLFSSLHVKGLFINKMQSYSTVTIIFLWICIGVAYPVFVLYLPAYLQHNGTNFGNGSIAQTYRDYVISATVGIFGPIFATYLVNVPFLGRRRSMALTALCAAAFCGGFTAVRTEAANIAFSSMISFWQSAFCGILYAWVNRLSFLLACNCCWIDKR